From the genome of Muricauda sp. SCSIO 64092, one region includes:
- a CDS encoding RHS repeat domain-containing protein has protein sequence METELDFGGKVVRTKASHTKGTNAALITTDSLSYDHRGRLVKQEQTIGSHTETIVENGYDDLGRLVSKKVGGGLQDVDYRYNVRGWLTDINDVGNTAKLFNFRIGYNQGTNPLYNGNISRTQWRTANSDDSSLKSYDYTYDALNRIISAADNTGKFNVFGIIYDKNGNIGKLKRLGWTVESPSLVLNTGFGTMDDLVYTYDNGNKLTKVLDNGNDSHGFTDSSANNQDYWYDANGNMVRDLNKGIGTSTVDGISYNHLNLPQEIKFDNNNNKKINYIYDALGTKMQKVANDNGSLTTTDYAGNYIYENGTLQFFSHPEGYVNANGGGFEYVYQYKDHLGNVRLSYTDDPSNPGTPTIIEENNYYPFGLKHKGYNSNVSSLGNSAAQRWKFGGKEFDEGHDLNTYDFGARNYDPWIGRWFNTDPLVQFESPYVYAGNDPVRYIDPTGMYSTDEWKKDNGISDDDLVTVYQADDSQGGDEDCCGDDDDGGIIGNLISSVKSFFSSIGSEDGPDEESRKSINRTSSGFRQAAKNTNEVAESFDVVGASSPARLAAALSNGEISVAEYYERMNDYLGTDNTVKGDAIWSAVFFMPGGGEIKAGGKTIQFLGRGSTGRAIANSLPEQLAMKEILSNPNLGRVVMEGMKDGRWAGWNKMQYTHRALDGTKTTIHYVGQFENGVLKAVDDFKFVK, from the coding sequence GTGGAAACGGAGCTGGACTTTGGGGGCAAGGTGGTACGGACCAAGGCCTCCCATACCAAGGGGACCAATGCGGCCCTGATCACTACGGATAGTCTTAGCTATGACCATAGGGGCCGGTTGGTCAAACAGGAGCAGACCATAGGCTCGCATACCGAAACGATTGTGGAGAACGGCTATGATGACCTGGGCCGGTTGGTAAGCAAAAAGGTGGGCGGGGGCCTACAGGACGTGGACTATAGGTACAATGTACGTGGGTGGCTCACGGACATCAACGATGTGGGTAACACCGCCAAATTGTTTAATTTTAGGATTGGTTACAACCAAGGGACCAATCCATTGTACAACGGCAATATCAGCCGGACCCAATGGAGGACGGCCAATAGTGACGACAGTTCTTTGAAATCCTATGACTATACCTATGATGCACTGAACCGCATCATAAGCGCAGCGGACAATACGGGCAAGTTCAACGTATTCGGCATCATCTATGACAAGAATGGAAACATAGGCAAATTGAAGCGTTTGGGCTGGACCGTTGAAAGTCCTTCCTTGGTCCTAAATACAGGTTTTGGTACCATGGACGACCTGGTCTATACCTACGACAATGGCAACAAGCTCACCAAGGTGCTGGACAATGGGAACGACAGCCATGGCTTTACGGACAGCTCGGCCAACAACCAGGACTACTGGTACGATGCCAACGGGAACATGGTGCGCGACCTGAACAAGGGGATTGGGACGTCCACTGTGGACGGGATAAGCTATAACCACCTGAACCTGCCTCAGGAAATAAAGTTTGACAACAACAATAATAAAAAGATCAACTATATTTATGATGCCTTGGGCACCAAAATGCAAAAGGTGGCCAATGACAACGGTTCTTTGACAACCACGGACTATGCTGGGAATTATATCTATGAGAATGGTACCCTACAGTTTTTCTCCCATCCCGAGGGTTATGTCAACGCCAATGGCGGAGGCTTTGAGTATGTCTACCAATACAAGGACCATTTGGGGAACGTACGTTTGTCCTATACGGATGACCCCAGTAACCCCGGTACACCTACCATTATTGAGGAAAACAATTACTATCCCTTTGGGCTTAAGCATAAGGGGTACAATAGCAATGTAAGTTCATTGGGGAACAGTGCGGCCCAACGTTGGAAGTTTGGGGGTAAGGAGTTTGATGAGGGTCATGACCTAAACACCTATGATTTTGGGGCAAGGAACTATGACCCTTGGATAGGGCGTTGGTTCAATACAGATCCCCTTGTTCAGTTTGAAAGCCCATACGTATATGCTGGCAATGACCCTGTCCGTTACATAGACCCAACGGGAATGTACTCTACCGATGAATGGAAAAAGGACAATGGAATCAGCGACGACGATTTGGTAACCGTATATCAGGCAGATGATTCCCAAGGTGGTGATGAAGACTGTTGTGGAGACGATGATGATGGTGGAATCATTGGTAATTTGATAAGTTCTGTTAAGAGCTTCTTCAGTAGTATTGGTTCCGAAGATGGTCCAGACGAGGAAAGTCGCAAGAGTATCAATAGAACTTCTTCTGGATTTAGGCAGGCCGCAAAGAATACAAATGAGGTGGCGGAATCGTTCGATGTGGTCGGTGCATCTTCACCAGCAAGGTTGGCTGCTGCCCTCTCCAATGGAGAAATATCGGTAGCAGAGTACTATGAAAGGATGAATGATTACCTAGGTACAGATAATACCGTTAAAGGAGATGCGATATGGAGTGCTGTATTCTTTATGCCTGGTGGCGGAGAAATAAAAGCTGGTGGTAAAACCATTCAATTTCTAGGGCGTGGCTCTACAGGAAGGGCTATAGCTAATTCTCTTCCTGAACAACTGGCAATGAAAGAAATTTTATCTAACCCAAATCTTGGCAGGGTCGTGATGGAGGGAATGAAGGATGGTCGATGGGCAGGATGGAATAAGATGCAGTATACCCATAGAGCTTTGGACGGTACAAAAACTACTATACATTATGTTGGTCAGTTTGAAAATGGTGTGCTTAAAGCCGTTGATGATTTTAAATTTGTTAAATAA
- a CDS encoding DUF4348 domain-containing protein: protein MIRIKLTVVVLIMLAAFSCKQEPRNKEASPNAIEPPNSYKKAEANEDIEIFTEMAKDCDQTFDDFFKRFARDSTFQKTRVKFPLRLSYYKDVLDDSLSIDVIKKSSYSYIDLRENNPMVGNDYEVSFEENGNQMDYYLTGIDNGILITYVFKQNENCWYLVEILDEST from the coding sequence ATGATACGAATAAAATTGACCGTAGTCGTTTTGATAATGTTGGCAGCATTTTCCTGTAAACAGGAACCTCGCAACAAAGAGGCTTCTCCAAATGCCATTGAACCGCCTAACTCGTACAAAAAGGCGGAGGCAAATGAAGATATTGAAATCTTTACAGAAATGGCCAAAGACTGCGACCAGACCTTTGATGACTTCTTTAAAAGGTTTGCCAGGGACAGCACCTTTCAAAAAACTAGGGTCAAATTCCCATTAAGGTTATCCTATTATAAAGATGTTTTAGATGATAGTTTGTCTATTGATGTTATTAAAAAATCATCGTATAGTTATATTGATCTTAGAGAAAACAATCCGATGGTAGGTAATGACTATGAAGTTTCATTTGAAGAAAATGGTAACCAAATGGATTACTATTTAACGGGAATTGATAATGGTATTCTGATTACTTATGTATTCAAACAGAATGAAAACTGTTGGTATTTGGTGGAGATATTGGACGAATCCACATGA
- a CDS encoding protein-L-isoaspartate(D-aspartate) O-methyltransferase codes for MGNNNQKVWALLIVFGITWTAFAQELDFVSMRKAMVKLQLEGRDIYDRTTLDAMLQVPRHHFVPKDQQLFAYSDRPLPIGYKQTISQPYMVAFMTQSLRLGKKDNVLEIGTGSGYQAAVLAEIVASVYTVEIVEPLGLRAKKLLDELGYTNITVKIGDGYHGWKAHAPFDAIMVTAGAEEIPEPLLEQLKEGGRMVIPIGPHNGIRDLVLVQKKKGRIKTRKLMPVRFVPFTRKE; via the coding sequence ATGGGAAACAACAATCAAAAAGTTTGGGCACTACTTATCGTCTTTGGTATCACCTGGACCGCCTTTGCCCAGGAATTGGATTTTGTCTCCATGAGAAAGGCCATGGTAAAACTACAATTGGAGGGAAGGGACATCTACGACCGTACTACCTTGGACGCCATGCTCCAGGTACCAAGGCACCATTTTGTGCCCAAGGACCAACAGTTATTTGCCTATTCCGACCGTCCATTGCCCATAGGATACAAGCAAACCATTTCACAGCCCTATATGGTTGCATTTATGACCCAGTCCCTTCGACTTGGAAAAAAGGACAACGTCCTAGAAATTGGTACGGGATCGGGCTATCAGGCCGCGGTATTGGCAGAAATTGTGGCTTCCGTTTATACCGTGGAAATCGTTGAACCACTGGGGTTACGGGCAAAAAAACTTTTGGATGAATTGGGGTATACGAACATTACGGTAAAGATTGGTGATGGCTACCACGGTTGGAAAGCCCATGCTCCTTTTGATGCCATTATGGTGACTGCCGGTGCCGAAGAAATCCCGGAACCGCTCCTGGAACAGTTAAAAGAAGGGGGGCGAATGGTCATACCGATAGGGCCGCATAACGGCATCCGCGATTTAGTGTTGGTTCAAAAAAAGAAAGGTCGAATAAAGACCAGGAAATTGATGCCTGTGCGATTTGTACCCTTTACCAGAAAGGAATAG
- a CDS encoding mechanosensitive ion channel family protein has product MEKPYWGHFLHDILVDKGVPENWAVYLNVIILLVLGIVLVFLVDFVIWKILRKFSAGMAKRTKTNFDNFAVTNRLPRFLAHIFPLLLALELAPMVFYDFQYAENIAFKALNILGVLLALRIARSFFQTVRDYLKTLPRFKDKPIDSYIQVFMFFAWAAGIMTILAIVTGTDIWKFLTGLGAASAILLLIFRDTILGFVASIQVTINDMVRIGDWITFEKYGADGDVIEINLATVKVQNFDKTITTIPTYALISDSFKNWRGMQSSGGRRIKRAVIIKQQSIQFLTPDAIEELKQIELIRDYLDDRQRKIDLSNEEKGVDKSVLLNGRNMTNLGVLRKYIESYLESHSAINDDMILMTRQLEPTTQGIPLEIYAFSGDKRWQNYEYIMADIFDHVLAAVPYFDLEVFELPTSLKTSS; this is encoded by the coding sequence ATGGAGAAACCGTATTGGGGTCATTTTTTGCATGATATATTGGTGGATAAGGGCGTTCCTGAAAATTGGGCCGTCTACCTTAATGTCATTATCCTGCTTGTTCTGGGAATCGTTTTGGTTTTTCTGGTGGATTTCGTCATATGGAAAATCCTTAGAAAGTTCTCCGCCGGTATGGCCAAACGGACCAAAACCAATTTTGACAATTTTGCGGTCACCAATAGGCTGCCCCGCTTTTTGGCCCATATTTTTCCACTACTGCTCGCCCTGGAACTTGCCCCAATGGTGTTCTACGATTTTCAGTATGCCGAAAACATTGCATTTAAGGCGTTGAATATTTTGGGCGTGCTTTTGGCCTTACGGATTGCCAGAAGCTTTTTCCAGACGGTTAGGGATTATCTTAAGACCCTTCCCAGATTTAAGGACAAACCCATTGACAGTTATATACAGGTGTTCATGTTTTTCGCCTGGGCGGCGGGTATCATGACCATTTTGGCCATTGTTACCGGTACCGACATTTGGAAATTCCTCACCGGTCTTGGTGCGGCTTCGGCCATCCTGCTTTTGATTTTCAGGGATACCATTTTGGGTTTTGTGGCCAGTATTCAGGTCACTATCAATGATATGGTACGTATTGGGGATTGGATAACGTTTGAAAAATACGGTGCCGATGGGGATGTGATTGAAATCAACCTGGCAACGGTGAAAGTCCAAAACTTCGATAAGACCATTACCACCATACCTACCTATGCCCTGATATCCGACAGCTTTAAAAACTGGAGGGGAATGCAATCCTCTGGAGGGAGGCGTATCAAAAGGGCCGTAATCATTAAGCAGCAAAGTATTCAGTTCCTGACTCCGGATGCCATCGAGGAACTGAAACAAATTGAACTCATTAGGGACTATTTGGATGACAGGCAAAGAAAAATCGACCTCTCCAATGAAGAAAAGGGAGTGGACAAGTCTGTATTGCTCAACGGTCGCAACATGACCAATCTGGGGGTTCTTAGAAAGTATATCGAAAGTTACCTGGAATCCCATTCCGCCATTAATGACGATATGATTTTGATGACCCGTCAGTTGGAGCCTACCACCCAGGGCATCCCTCTGGAAATCTATGCCTTTAGCGGTGATAAAAGATGGCAAAACTACGAGTACATCATGGCCGATATTTTCGACCATGTACTCGCAGCTGTGCCCTACTTTGATTTGGAAGTCTTTGAGCTTCCCACATCCCTTAAAACTAGTTCTTAA
- a CDS encoding VPS10 domain-containing protein, translating into MIIQRIASLLSLSFLLFIPFAFGQEEEKKDDIYKGLEFRNIGPALTSGRIADIAIHPENESTWYIAVGSGGVWKTTNSGTTFKPIFDGESSYSIGCITLDPTDPSTIWVGTGENVGGRHVGFGDGIYVSHNEGKSWKNMGLKKSEHISRIIVHPDNSQILYVAVQGPLWSKGGERGFYRSEDGGATWTRTLGNDEWTGVTDIVMDAADPNILYAATWDRHRTVAAYMGGGPGSGLHKSTDGGKTWTKLDNGIPKSNLGKIGLAISPFDSNTIYAAIELDRKKGGIFISNNGGASWSKQSNTVSGGTGPHYYQELYASPHQKGRLYLMNNYVQVSDDHGKTFVTMNEKNKHVDSHAMAFKKDDPDYVLFGTDGGLYESYDLTKTWRYFSNLPITQYYKVAVDDSAPFYNLYGGTQDNGSHGGPSRTIREDGILNQDWWITLGADGHQSATEPGNPDITYGEFQQGWLWRIDQTTGETVFIQPQPAAGDPHERFNWDAPILVSPHKPTRLYFASYRVWKSENRGDDWTAISGDLTRNEERIELPILGKQQSWDNPWDVGAMSVYNTITSLSESPVQEGLLYAGTDDGILQVSEDGGSNWRKIMLGSIKGVPNRAFVNDVRADLYDANTVYLVLDNHKEGDFKPYLLKSTDKGRSWTMMNGNLPKRLLTWRIVQDHVDKSLLFAATEFGIYFTKNGGGTWTQFKGGVPTISFRDITIQRREDDIAAASFGRGFFVLDDIGPLRDYEASKSNEVQLFDTRTAYWYVPKNGVYAQGDNMYKAKNPAFGAILTYYLPEKLNTLKDVRTKKEKELNKDNKSIPFAGWDALAEEKNQEKPGYVFLIKDAAGTIVNRVNGTNKKGFNRVNWDLTYASRSGIPLKAPKPSEEDGFFGSPYMATPGTYSAELYKRENGMMTKVAGPISIEVKRLREGALPSKPTEEIDAFRQSFQNFQQDLMATNTALKKGMEKVDAMKRAHAQAKTPSNDLFARINAAKKSLQSIDETMNGNPAKNEIGERNPPSPGNGSFVGFVALGNTYGPTGNHLKAFNRANQQLQTVKTELARVVETTLPGLEAELKAAGAPWIEGQGLLKN; encoded by the coding sequence AGTACCTGGTACATTGCGGTAGGTTCCGGTGGGGTTTGGAAAACCACCAATTCAGGAACCACGTTCAAACCCATTTTTGATGGGGAATCCAGTTATTCCATAGGCTGCATTACCCTAGACCCTACTGACCCCAGTACCATTTGGGTAGGTACGGGCGAGAATGTCGGTGGTCGCCATGTTGGCTTTGGGGATGGCATCTATGTGAGCCATAACGAAGGAAAAAGCTGGAAGAATATGGGGCTCAAGAAATCCGAACACATTTCAAGGATTATTGTCCATCCCGATAATTCCCAAATACTCTATGTTGCCGTTCAAGGACCGCTTTGGAGCAAGGGAGGGGAACGCGGTTTTTATCGGTCCGAGGATGGGGGAGCCACCTGGACCAGAACCCTGGGAAATGATGAATGGACAGGTGTGACCGACATTGTTATGGATGCTGCCGACCCCAATATACTGTATGCGGCCACCTGGGACAGGCATAGGACCGTTGCCGCCTATATGGGGGGAGGACCGGGCTCTGGCCTTCATAAATCCACCGATGGTGGAAAAACATGGACAAAACTGGACAATGGCATTCCAAAATCCAACTTAGGAAAGATCGGTTTGGCCATTTCTCCTTTTGATAGCAATACCATTTATGCCGCCATTGAATTGGATAGAAAAAAAGGGGGCATCTTCATTTCCAACAATGGTGGTGCTTCCTGGAGTAAGCAGTCCAATACGGTCTCCGGGGGAACGGGCCCGCATTATTATCAAGAGTTGTACGCCTCCCCACATCAAAAAGGAAGGTTGTACCTCATGAACAACTACGTTCAGGTTTCCGATGACCATGGCAAAACCTTTGTTACCATGAACGAAAAGAATAAACACGTGGACAGTCATGCCATGGCCTTTAAAAAGGATGATCCGGACTACGTGCTTTTTGGTACGGACGGTGGGTTGTATGAATCCTATGACCTCACCAAGACCTGGCGTTATTTTTCAAATCTGCCCATAACTCAATACTACAAGGTCGCGGTGGACGATTCCGCACCTTTCTACAATCTTTATGGCGGTACACAGGACAATGGTTCCCATGGTGGGCCGTCCCGAACCATAAGGGAAGATGGTATCCTAAATCAGGATTGGTGGATAACGCTGGGGGCGGACGGACACCAATCGGCAACGGAACCGGGGAATCCGGATATTACTTACGGTGAGTTCCAGCAAGGTTGGCTGTGGCGAATTGACCAGACTACAGGAGAGACGGTCTTTATACAACCCCAACCGGCAGCGGGCGATCCCCATGAGCGATTTAATTGGGATGCCCCCATTTTGGTGAGTCCACATAAGCCTACCCGCTTGTATTTTGCCTCCTACAGGGTGTGGAAGTCCGAAAATAGGGGAGATGATTGGACCGCCATTTCCGGAGATCTTACCCGAAATGAGGAACGTATTGAATTGCCCATTCTGGGAAAACAGCAAAGTTGGGACAATCCCTGGGATGTTGGGGCCATGAGCGTATATAACACTATTACCTCATTGTCCGAATCACCTGTGCAAGAGGGGCTGTTGTATGCGGGAACCGACGATGGTATCCTACAGGTTTCGGAAGATGGGGGAAGCAATTGGCGCAAAATTATGTTGGGCAGCATCAAAGGAGTGCCCAACCGGGCATTTGTAAATGACGTACGTGCCGATTTATACGATGCCAATACCGTGTATTTGGTTTTGGACAACCACAAGGAAGGCGATTTTAAACCCTATCTTTTAAAGAGTACCGATAAGGGACGAAGCTGGACCATGATGAACGGAAACCTTCCCAAACGACTATTGACCTGGAGGATTGTACAGGACCATGTGGATAAAAGTTTGCTTTTTGCCGCTACGGAATTCGGTATTTACTTTACCAAAAACGGCGGTGGTACGTGGACACAGTTCAAAGGAGGGGTGCCCACCATCTCATTTAGGGACATTACCATTCAACGTCGGGAAGACGATATAGCGGCGGCTTCCTTCGGTCGTGGTTTCTTTGTTTTGGATGATATTGGCCCCTTACGTGATTATGAGGCCTCAAAATCCAATGAGGTACAACTGTTTGATACCAGAACGGCCTATTGGTACGTTCCCAAGAATGGGGTTTATGCCCAGGGAGATAATATGTATAAGGCCAAAAACCCTGCTTTTGGGGCCATCCTCACCTATTATTTACCGGAAAAGTTGAATACCTTAAAGGATGTCCGTACCAAAAAGGAGAAGGAACTCAACAAGGACAATAAATCCATTCCCTTTGCGGGCTGGGATGCCCTTGCCGAAGAAAAGAACCAGGAAAAACCGGGTTACGTGTTCCTCATCAAAGATGCCGCGGGAACGATTGTCAACCGGGTAAACGGCACCAATAAAAAGGGGTTCAATCGTGTGAATTGGGATTTAACGTATGCCAGTAGGAGCGGTATTCCCTTAAAAGCTCCCAAACCCAGTGAAGAAGATGGTTTTTTCGGTTCTCCGTACATGGCGACTCCGGGCACCTATTCCGCTGAGCTATACAAAAGGGAAAACGGGATGATGACCAAGGTTGCCGGCCCCATTTCCATAGAGGTAAAACGCCTTCGCGAAGGGGCACTGCCATCCAAACCCACGGAAGAAATCGATGCGTTCCGTCAATCGTTCCAAAACTTCCAGCAAGATTTAATGGCAACCAATACGGCGCTAAAAAAAGGAATGGAAAAGGTAGATGCCATGAAACGGGCGCATGCCCAGGCAAAAACGCCCAGCAACGATTTGTTTGCCCGAATCAATGCCGCCAAAAAGAGCTTGCAATCCATTGACGAAACCATGAACGGTAATCCGGCCAAAAATGAAATCGGCGAACGGAACCCACCTTCACCAGGCAACGGATCGTTTGTTGGTTTTGTGGCCCTGGGCAACACCTACGGCCCTACGGGCAACCATTTAAAGGCATTCAACAGGGCAAATCAACAATTGCAAACCGTGAAGACGGAATTGGCCAGAGTGGTGGAGACCACATTGCCAGGCCTGGAAGCCGAACTAAAGGCAGCAGGCGCTCCCTGGATAGAGGGACAGGGCTTGCTTAAGAACTAG